The proteins below are encoded in one region of Phaseolus vulgaris cultivar G19833 chromosome 1, P. vulgaris v2.0, whole genome shotgun sequence:
- the LOC137815703 gene encoding uncharacterized protein, whose translation MAQVLEIMRALQDDVAASRVEQERMQADLAASQGRNEELNRVNEELCKTLQAQKERVAEEGVAPPPSPPRIFPMPFSSEIMGAVVPPGLVGVKASFIGVKDLEAHLTAFHTQMMLFGGSDAVYCKLFMSTLSGIALEWFLSLPDGHITSFQQFSKLFMEQYIMNRAPPVVSYDLFDVRQSQDESLRDYLSRFGAQVVSLPSKDEDMLVHAFKKGVLAGPFSESLIRNRPSTFAEIRRRAVAHIAAETAVSEKRESAIPTKSRAGPSRTQQPMRVHEAKEGKKAQGKPRPYEPRRDQNRGRTKESNAPPRFDFVVELAELIAIPAIAARLRALEKTDKVLGRKKDVWCEFHQAYGHPLHMCLALGHQLAELVKSGFLSDYLRETQGDRASGAPAEDPQHEVPVHGEVHTIAGGFSGGGCMAYKRKKYARW comes from the coding sequence atggcgcaagTCTTGGAGATAATGCGAGCGCTACAAGATGATGTGGCGGCATCAAGAGTGGagcaagaaaggatgcaagcgGACTTGGCTGCATCGCAAGGCAGGAATGAAGAATTAAACCGGGTTAACGAAGAATTGTGCAAGACTTTACAGGCGCAGAAAGAGCGGGTGGCGGAGGAAGGAGTGGCGCCGCCCCCGTCTCCCCCCAGGATCTTTCCCATGCCTTTCTCATCTGAGATCATGGGTGCAGTTGTGCCACCAGGCTTGGTGGGGGTGAAGGCCTCGTTTATAGGGGTGAAGGATCTAGAAGCGCACCTGACGGCgtttcacacccagatgatgcttttTGGAGGCTCAGATGCAGTATACTGCAAattgttcatgagcaccctgagcgGGATTGCGTTGGAGTGGTTCTTGAGCCTACCAGATGGCCACATCACTTCGTTTCAACAATTCTCAAAGCTGTTCATGGAGCAGTATATCATGAACAGGGCACCTCCAGTGGTGTCGTATGACCTATTCGACGTCCGCCAGAGCCAAGACGAGTCCCTCCGGGACTATCTCAGCCGTTTTGGGGCTCAAGTGGTAAGCCTGCCCAGCAAGGATGAGGACATGCTGGTGCATGCGTTCAAGAAAGGGGTTCTGGCGGGCCCTTTCAGTGAATCTTTAATCAGGAATCGCCCCAGCACCTTCGCGGAGATTAGGCGTCGTGCTGTGGCGCATATCGCTGCAGAAACAGCAGTATCTGAGAAGAGGGAGAGCGCGATCCCTACCAAGTCGCGCGCAGGACCGAGCAGGACTCAGCAGCcgatgagggtgcatgaggccaaagaagGGAAGAAGGCTCAGGGGAAACCTCGCCCTTACGAGCCTCGAAGGGACCAGAATAGGGGGCGCACGAAGGAGAGCAACGCGCCCCCCAGGTTTGATTTTGTGGTGGAATTGGCGGAGCTGATCGCCATTCCAGCCATAGCAGCAAGGCTGCGAGCTCTGGAGAAGACCGACAAGGTACTGGGGCGGAAGAAGGACGTGTGGTGTGAATTTCATCAGGCTTACGGCCACCCACTCCACATGTGCTTGGCACTGGGGCACCAGCTCGCGGAGCTGGTGAAGAGTGGCTTTTTGAGCGATTACTTGCGGGAGACGCAAGGTGATCGAGCATCAGGGGCACCAGCGGAGGATCCGCAGCACGAAGTGCCGGTGCACGGGGAGGTGCACACGATCGCGGGAGGTTTCTCCGGAGGAGGATGTATGGCCTATAAGagaaagaagtacgcgcgatggTGA